A genomic window from Aphelocoma coerulescens isolate FSJ_1873_10779 unplaced genomic scaffold, UR_Acoe_1.0 HiC_scaffold_116, whole genome shotgun sequence includes:
- the LOC138100587 gene encoding mitochondrial inner membrane protein OXA1L-like — protein sequence MMAAATPRLRPLLRALRAQRFRAPVWCCGAPPALRLAVRGVASGGEQPPPPPAPPPPLDPPEFGGPGGEIWGSGRLQELGLGGSSPVGLIQNLLEWLHLELGMPWWAAIAAGARGWGGKGGV from the exons ATGATGGCGGCGGCGACCCCGCGGCTGCGGCCGCTGCTCCGCGCCCTGAGGGCTCag AGGTTTCGGGCTCCCGTGTGGTGCTGCGGAGCCCCCCCCGCGCTGCGCCTGGCCGTGAGGGGGGTGGCGAGCGGCGGAGAGCAG ccccctcccccccccgcccctcccccacccctggaCCCCCccgaatttgggggtcccgggggggaaatttgggggtcggggcggctgcaggagctgggcctggggggCTCCAGCCCGGTGGGGCTGATCCAGAACCTTCTGGAatggctgcacctggagctgggaatgcccTGGTGGGCGGCCATCGCCGCAGGtgcgcggggctgggggggaaaggggggg GTTTAG